The following proteins are encoded in a genomic region of Oceaniferula marina:
- a CDS encoding sulfatase-like hydrolase/transferase has translation MTILPMVLVSAQGDDARKPNLIIIFTDDQGYQDLGCFGSPDIKTPRIDQMAKEGMMLTDFYAQTVCGPSRAALMTGCYPFRNARRDKGEVPHPKLALAEITMAEVLKSAGYATGMVGKWDLAGHSQTKFDMNLRPGKQGFDESFWTPGSNDAFVNLLRDDQLIERKADLSTLTRRYTNEAIQFIDRHKEGPFFLYLAHTMPHTKLAVSTQFKGKSKAGLYGDVIEEIDHHVGRVLDHVKKSGLDENTYVVFTSDNGPWWVKKDHGGHAEPLRGEKCTTYEGGLRVPCVIRAPGNIKPGRQSSQLAATIDLLPTFAALAGAEVPTDRVIDGVDMSAFLHGEAKEKDRSFFFYQHKFLRAVRVGKWKLHVPHTQSHRQGLGKKWRVHMRPENRPFIEEVTLYDLESDVAESKNVASDHPEVVARLMKRIAHMRKDLGDGGYRGENARALGKDDYFGRGIEGK, from the coding sequence TTGACCATACTCCCGATGGTTTTGGTTTCGGCTCAGGGGGACGATGCGCGTAAGCCCAATCTCATTATCATCTTTACTGATGATCAGGGATACCAGGATTTGGGATGTTTTGGTTCGCCGGATATCAAGACCCCTCGAATCGACCAAATGGCCAAAGAGGGGATGATGCTCACTGATTTCTATGCGCAGACGGTTTGTGGGCCTTCACGTGCAGCCCTGATGACCGGGTGTTATCCTTTTCGTAACGCCCGCAGGGATAAGGGTGAGGTTCCGCACCCTAAATTAGCACTCGCGGAAATCACGATGGCCGAAGTGTTGAAGTCTGCCGGTTATGCCACAGGGATGGTTGGGAAGTGGGATTTGGCAGGCCACAGCCAGACAAAATTTGACATGAATCTACGTCCTGGAAAGCAAGGGTTCGATGAGAGTTTCTGGACACCGGGCAGTAATGATGCCTTCGTCAATCTCTTGCGTGATGATCAATTGATCGAGCGAAAGGCTGACCTGTCCACCCTGACCCGACGTTATACCAATGAAGCGATCCAGTTCATTGATCGTCATAAAGAAGGACCTTTTTTTCTCTACCTTGCGCATACGATGCCTCATACCAAGCTGGCCGTTTCCACGCAATTTAAGGGGAAATCAAAAGCCGGACTCTACGGGGATGTGATTGAAGAAATCGATCATCATGTGGGGCGCGTGCTTGATCACGTGAAGAAATCGGGGCTCGACGAAAACACCTACGTGGTTTTTACCAGCGACAATGGCCCATGGTGGGTCAAGAAAGATCATGGAGGGCACGCCGAGCCCTTGCGCGGGGAAAAATGTACCACCTATGAAGGGGGGCTGCGAGTCCCCTGTGTGATCCGAGCTCCTGGAAACATCAAACCGGGTAGACAAAGCTCCCAGTTGGCGGCGACCATTGATTTGCTGCCAACCTTTGCCGCTCTGGCCGGTGCCGAGGTGCCAACAGACCGGGTCATTGACGGGGTGGATATGAGTGCATTCCTTCATGGCGAAGCAAAGGAGAAGGATCGATCCTTTTTCTTTTACCAGCATAAGTTTCTACGTGCGGTTCGAGTGGGGAAATGGAAACTTCATGTTCCACATACTCAAAGTCACCGTCAGGGTTTAGGAAAAAAATGGAGGGTTCATATGCGCCCGGAGAACCGCCCTTTTATAGAGGAAGTGACGCTGTATGATCTGGAGAGCGATGTCGCTGAATCAAAAAATGTGGCTTCGGATCATCCCGAAGTGGTCGCCAGACTGATGAAGCGGATTGCCCATATGCGAAAAGACCTGGGTGATGGTGGATATCGTGGTGAGAATGCCCGGGCTCTAGGGAAGGATGATTATTTTGGCCGTGGGATCGAGGGGAAGTAA
- a CDS encoding purple acid phosphatase family protein: MKTVFTPPHDLRRPFLLACSLIGLNLPPLLATEGVGAINENDSNTEKFRVVWVADPSTEAIVSWKQTQGAPGIVHYGKTDNQRKHHLYPNSITPHRAETVAGGQNCFARLKNLSPDTQYFFCIKDKAGVSRRLKFQTAPATPQAFTFIAGGDSRNNRKVRTELNTIASRLKPLFIAFTGDMVSTDSDQRWDAWFDDWQHVISDDGTIIPIIPHRGNHERQKDSIHKVFDSPKDVYFALNIGGNLLRYYTLNSMLPANGEQGKWLDKDLSIHTAKVTHTIAGYHHPMRPHVSKKKEGDNPYHWAPIFYRHGLTLAIESDSHCMKRTLPIKPDVNGDEGFSIARNDPKAQVYIGEGCWGAPLRGADDAKSWTLDCDKFNGFDWIHVTPEKIEIKTIRNASTGALKVKPIDPSEPFSTPEGLELWQAKGGEVLTIPAKR, translated from the coding sequence ATGAAGACCGTATTTACGCCGCCCCACGACCTACGCCGCCCTTTCTTACTTGCCTGCAGTCTGATCGGATTGAACCTGCCCCCATTACTCGCCACCGAAGGAGTCGGAGCCATCAACGAAAACGATTCCAACACCGAGAAATTCAGAGTGGTCTGGGTAGCGGACCCCAGCACCGAGGCTATCGTCAGCTGGAAACAAACCCAGGGAGCCCCGGGTATCGTCCACTACGGCAAAACCGATAACCAACGCAAACACCACCTCTACCCGAACTCAATCACCCCTCACCGAGCCGAAACCGTCGCAGGTGGCCAAAACTGCTTCGCCCGCCTGAAAAACCTCAGCCCGGACACCCAGTATTTTTTCTGCATCAAGGACAAAGCAGGCGTCAGTCGTAGGCTGAAATTCCAAACCGCACCCGCCACGCCCCAAGCCTTCACCTTCATCGCCGGGGGAGACTCCAGAAACAATCGCAAGGTCCGCACCGAATTGAACACCATTGCCTCACGCCTCAAGCCTCTGTTCATTGCCTTCACCGGAGACATGGTGTCCACCGACAGCGATCAACGCTGGGACGCCTGGTTTGACGACTGGCAACATGTCATCTCTGATGACGGCACCATCATCCCCATCATCCCCCACCGCGGAAACCACGAAAGGCAAAAAGACAGCATCCACAAAGTCTTTGATTCCCCTAAAGATGTCTATTTTGCCCTCAACATCGGAGGAAACTTACTCCGATACTACACACTCAACAGCATGCTCCCGGCCAACGGAGAGCAGGGAAAATGGCTGGACAAGGACCTGTCAATCCACACGGCTAAGGTCACGCACACGATTGCCGGATACCACCACCCGATGCGCCCCCATGTCTCCAAAAAGAAAGAAGGTGACAACCCCTACCACTGGGCCCCCATCTTTTACCGTCACGGGCTGACGCTCGCCATCGAATCCGACTCCCACTGCATGAAGCGCACCCTGCCAATCAAGCCGGATGTAAATGGCGACGAGGGCTTCAGCATCGCTCGAAACGACCCCAAGGCTCAAGTCTATATCGGAGAAGGCTGCTGGGGCGCTCCACTGCGTGGCGCTGACGACGCCAAATCCTGGACGCTCGACTGCGACAAGTTCAATGGTTTCGACTGGATCCACGTCACCCCTGAAAAAATCGAAATCAAAACCATTCGCAACGCCTCTACCGGAGCACTCAAGGTCAAGCCCATCGACCCCTCAGAGCCGTTCTCCACCCCCGAAGGTCTGGAACTCTGGCAAGCCAAGGGCGGAGAAGTGCTGACCATTCCGGCGAAACGCTAA